A region of Ferruginibacter albus DNA encodes the following proteins:
- a CDS encoding DUF4270 family protein, translating into MQKKVFSFFSITIVFLLLINAGCTKITTTDVGGDLIPAVDNVHTFDTAFTVNATQGMFTNDSTVSGAYDNVVFGSISNDPVFGKTTANAYLQLKPPFFPYYFGNSGDTLIGLDSVVLCLSFRGYYGDTTLPQHFSVYEIPTTADFGNFGNVNKDSAYFLNYQPSQVSNTAIGSVTIDVRSLKNYIFLAGGTDSVNNQIRIKLSSDFANKLWNMDSSNNPLHNAFVSDSLFKTFFNGFAIVADPSSGGNGLFYTNFTDATTRLEVHYRKQRNNVIDTAYSSLVFTTDTTSTASMTACAHANYLKRDYAGAEINSPQPDALYIQATPGSYATIAIPDLQNFANCIVHRAELSFEEIPGNQALDNALKPPTYLYFDLVDTPSSNNKFKPVYYDLNPYDAYDPDNSTVFLPSSGINYNYFGGVSKFKTDGSGNNIAYYNFNLSRYVQHIVTNKLHSYNIRLYAPFELKYYNILNAFGNSLAYGRVKIGGPGNTAHPMRFHIIYSKL; encoded by the coding sequence GTGCAAAAAAAAGTCTTCAGTTTTTTTTCAATAACAATAGTTTTTCTTTTACTGATTAATGCCGGTTGTACCAAGATAACTACCACAGATGTTGGAGGTGATCTTATTCCGGCAGTAGATAACGTACATACTTTTGATACCGCATTTACGGTGAATGCCACACAGGGTATGTTCACCAATGATTCTACCGTTTCGGGAGCATATGACAATGTGGTGTTTGGGAGCATCAGCAATGATCCGGTTTTTGGAAAAACTACCGCTAACGCATATCTGCAATTAAAACCTCCGTTCTTTCCTTACTATTTTGGCAACAGTGGAGATACTTTAATTGGATTAGATTCTGTCGTGCTTTGTCTTTCCTTCAGGGGATATTATGGAGATACTACGTTACCGCAGCATTTTTCGGTGTATGAAATTCCAACCACTGCTGATTTTGGGAATTTTGGCAATGTGAACAAAGATTCGGCTTATTTTTTAAACTATCAACCTTCTCAGGTAAGCAATACTGCTATTGGTAGTGTTACCATTGATGTTCGCAGCCTTAAAAATTATATATTTCTCGCAGGAGGCACTGATTCTGTAAATAACCAGATCCGCATCAAACTAAGCAGCGATTTTGCCAATAAGCTATGGAACATGGACTCGTCCAACAATCCACTGCATAATGCATTTGTTTCCGACTCTTTGTTTAAAACCTTCTTTAATGGTTTTGCAATTGTAGCAGATCCTTCATCAGGAGGCAATGGATTATTTTATACCAACTTTACTGATGCTACTACAAGATTAGAAGTTCATTATCGTAAACAAAGAAATAATGTGATCGATACAGCCTATTCATCCCTTGTTTTTACAACAGATACTACCAGTACAGCGTCAATGACCGCATGTGCGCATGCTAATTATTTGAAAAGAGATTATGCAGGTGCCGAGATCAACTCGCCACAACCTGATGCACTTTATATACAGGCTACGCCCGGCTCTTATGCCACTATTGCTATCCCGGATCTACAAAATTTTGCCAACTGCATTGTACATCGTGCAGAATTAAGTTTTGAAGAAATTCCCGGCAACCAAGCTTTAGATAATGCGCTAAAACCGCCAACCTATTTATACTTTGATCTGGTTGATACGCCATCATCCAACAATAAATTCAAACCCGTTTATTACGATCTAAACCCTTATGATGCTTATGATCCCGATAATAGCACTGTATTTTTACCTTCCAGTGGTATAAATTATAATTATTTTGGAGGGGTAAGTAAATTTAAGACAGATGGTTCAGGTAATAATATTGCTTATTATAATTTCAACCTGTCGAGATATGTACAACATATCGTAACCAATAAACTTCATTCCTATAACATACGTTTATATGCACCATTTGAATTGAAATATTATAACATACTAAATGCATTTGGAAACAGTTTGGCATATGGAAGGGTAAAAATCGGAGGTCCGGGTAATACGGCACATCCTATGAGGTTTCATATCATTTATTCTAAACTATAG
- a CDS encoding DoxX family protein, with protein MNLIHRLEHWGDLHHPKWLDIIRMVLGIFLCFKGYQYLQNSGTLTSLMTLRSPFSGLMIILLAHYVAFAHLIGGILMTVGVFTRFACAIQIPILVGAIIFVNSAEGIFRPYSELFLSVIVLLLLIYFMIIGNGPWALNIDTEEKKP; from the coding sequence ATGAACCTCATTCATCGTTTAGAGCATTGGGGGGATCTGCATCATCCTAAATGGCTCGACATAATACGAATGGTATTAGGAATCTTTCTTTGTTTTAAGGGATATCAGTATTTGCAAAACTCCGGCACTTTAACCAGCTTAATGACCCTAAGATCTCCTTTCAGCGGGTTAATGATCATTTTATTGGCACACTATGTTGCTTTTGCTCACTTGATAGGTGGTATTTTAATGACGGTTGGAGTATTTACCCGTTTTGCCTGTGCTATTCAAATACCTATACTCGTTGGCGCTATTATTTTCGTGAATTCAGCAGAAGGAATTTTCAGACCTTATTCAGAATTATTTCTTTCTGTTATAGTATTGTTGTTGCTCATTTATTTTATGATCATTGGTAACGGACCCTGGGCGTTAAATATAGATACTGAAGAAAAAAAGCCTTAG
- a CDS encoding T9SS type A sorting domain-containing protein — translation MFLISIPSAKPQGAIDSYLPSKILSIVIYRMKLLYFISFCILIPCIAISQTNFDFYLSNTGNDLNAGTSVNSPKQTIAAVQPLLKKIFSDNGSLSLGLKSGNVFNETLTLQNPVQINTYGGNDFAIFKGSESFDAGWVKAPGTSNTYKQTIKFTGFTGRQINAIGQYSYIYVLEIDKQLEKSAPFTARKPLIFLTNQDDVDKTPGSFYEPITDPKDSAVTVYIHTSNGSSPNNNSKYRYEVTVRARAVDDALYSGNRFENLWVYGFGAGQGLLPGGENSYYNKVIFGPGAAIHHSVISSGTVTNSLFLPAPLNANAYSIVFYNVEGFHAVNSVSNTIFLDIPTPIYSHTSYGTTYNKLLVDKIAAFGPSYPSSLFVSAANTDSTIITNSYAENFNSGYINGSSYVSLKDCYFRNVCNGIISNSGGTIAVNNVLIKANSGVLVRGVQCNMNTTLNLSNSIISLNGSLGGTFVIGAIEPTNSITANGNIFIAEGNATMAYVVQGTAQNKWNNNVYINLASHGLVWKLDLNTYTTFQQWQQKTGFDKNGLYFDLRKDPRGLKAIFVDPDNGDFELANTPEADKIRAIRAGMTNPLTCFPKKPTYEEAADMIRSGQVLTVNSCTQPCVEGTIRGGSYLYSQPLPNGTLQLQWTNDEQTNIDHYEIERALFPTMAFSNIGSVPAGPFPNYSFVDSDIPSIGIYNYRVAVVSNNNDKCYSYTNTVTLDKIGNSDEHIYPNPAFSLINIPLKKYSGEVYISVLNGMGQEVASKKTDATVEPVTSMNLSKLQRGAYWLKITAKGVSKLQSFVLQ, via the coding sequence TTGTTCCTTATATCAATACCCTCTGCCAAGCCACAAGGTGCCATCGATTCTTATCTCCCAAGTAAGATTTTATCAATTGTTATATATCGCATGAAATTATTGTATTTTATTTCGTTTTGTATTCTAATTCCCTGCATAGCTATTTCTCAGACCAATTTTGATTTTTATCTAAGCAATACAGGTAATGATTTGAATGCAGGGACTTCTGTAAACAGCCCTAAACAAACAATTGCAGCTGTGCAGCCATTGCTTAAAAAAATATTTAGTGACAATGGAAGTTTATCATTAGGCTTGAAAAGTGGAAATGTATTTAATGAAACACTTACGTTGCAAAACCCTGTGCAAATAAACACTTATGGTGGAAATGATTTTGCAATTTTCAAAGGGTCGGAATCATTTGACGCAGGTTGGGTAAAAGCACCCGGAACCAGTAATACTTATAAACAAACAATAAAATTTACGGGTTTTACAGGTCGTCAAATTAATGCTATAGGACAATACAGCTATATTTACGTACTCGAAATCGATAAGCAATTAGAGAAATCTGCTCCATTTACAGCACGTAAGCCCTTGATTTTCCTGACTAACCAAGATGATGTTGACAAAACTCCAGGTTCTTTTTATGAACCTATTACTGACCCAAAGGATAGTGCTGTAACGGTATATATACACACAAGCAATGGAAGCAGCCCAAATAATAATTCTAAATATCGGTATGAAGTAACTGTAAGAGCAAGAGCCGTAGATGATGCACTTTATTCCGGCAATCGATTCGAGAATTTATGGGTATATGGTTTTGGTGCCGGGCAGGGGTTATTACCTGGTGGAGAAAATTCTTATTACAATAAGGTCATTTTTGGACCAGGCGCAGCTATTCATCATTCAGTGATCTCTAGTGGGACTGTAACTAATTCTCTCTTTTTACCTGCTCCCTTGAATGCAAATGCTTATTCAATTGTTTTTTATAACGTAGAAGGTTTTCATGCTGTAAATTCGGTATCCAATACAATTTTTCTAGATATTCCTACACCAATTTATTCCCATACAAGCTATGGAACTACATACAATAAACTATTAGTAGATAAAATAGCAGCATTTGGACCTTCATATCCAAGTTCTCTTTTTGTTTCTGCTGCTAACACAGATTCTACTATTATTACAAACTCATACGCAGAAAATTTTAATTCAGGGTATATTAACGGCTCATCATACGTATCACTTAAAGATTGCTATTTCAGAAATGTATGTAACGGAATTATATCAAATTCAGGGGGTACTATAGCTGTTAATAATGTTTTAATAAAAGCAAATTCAGGTGTTCTTGTTAGAGGAGTACAATGTAACATGAATACTACACTTAATCTTAGTAATTCGATCATTAGTCTTAACGGGTCACTGGGTGGGACATTTGTAATAGGAGCAATAGAGCCAACAAACTCAATTACAGCTAATGGAAATATTTTTATTGCAGAAGGCAATGCAACGATGGCTTATGTTGTTCAGGGAACTGCGCAAAATAAATGGAATAACAATGTATATATCAATTTGGCATCGCATGGCTTAGTATGGAAATTGGATCTTAATACTTATACCACCTTTCAACAATGGCAGCAAAAAACAGGCTTTGATAAGAACGGTTTGTATTTTGATCTTCGAAAAGATCCTCGTGGATTAAAAGCAATTTTTGTTGATCCTGATAATGGAGATTTTGAATTAGCCAATACCCCCGAAGCGGATAAAATAAGAGCGATCCGTGCTGGTATGACCAACCCGTTAACTTGTTTTCCTAAAAAACCAACTTATGAAGAAGCCGCAGATATGATACGTTCCGGTCAGGTACTTACCGTTAATTCCTGTACCCAACCTTGTGTGGAAGGAACAATAAGAGGAGGGTCTTATTTATATTCTCAACCTTTGCCAAACGGAACTTTACAGTTACAATGGACGAATGATGAACAAACCAACATCGATCATTACGAAATAGAGAGAGCATTGTTTCCAACAATGGCTTTCTCCAATATCGGTTCTGTCCCTGCAGGTCCTTTCCCAAACTATTCTTTTGTAGATAGTGATATTCCTTCTATAGGAATTTATAATTATCGTGTAGCAGTTGTTTCTAATAATAATGATAAATGTTATTCATATACCAATACCGTTACTTTAGATAAGATCGGTAACAGCGATGAGCATATTTATCCAAACCCTGCTTTTAGCCTTATAAATATTCCATTAAAAAAATATTCCGGAGAAGTGTATATATCCGTATTAAATGGAATGGGGCAAGAGGTAGCTTCTAAAAAAACAGATGCAACTGTTGAACCGGTAACTTCCATGAATCTTTCAAAACTTCAGCGTGGGGCATATTGGTTAAAAATTACAGCGAAGGGGGTAAGCAAATTACAGTCTTTTGTTCTTCAATAA
- the rlmB gene encoding 23S rRNA (guanosine(2251)-2'-O)-methyltransferase RlmB, which yields MKNFRPQQRPKKNTLVIGFKAISEALQSGKQLERIYLQSTRHGAAVDDIKKLAATFNVPINKVPVEKLNGFNISNHDGCVAVISKIQYQDLQQVISFIVEKGEVPLFLILDGVTDIRNIGGIARSAFCFGVNAIIIPDKGVGALNEDAITTSAGALEKLPVCRVNSLMKAVDELHLNGIKVFASEMKAAKKVFDIDLTEPCAIVMGGEEHGVFPALMKICDEQFQIPMPGDFESLNVSVAAGVILYEAMKQRNS from the coding sequence GTGAAAAATTTCAGACCACAACAACGCCCCAAAAAAAATACATTAGTAATAGGTTTTAAAGCTATTTCCGAAGCGCTGCAAAGCGGTAAACAGCTGGAGCGCATCTATTTGCAAAGTACCCGGCACGGTGCTGCTGTAGATGATATTAAAAAATTGGCAGCAACATTTAATGTTCCTATAAATAAAGTGCCGGTTGAGAAATTAAATGGGTTCAATATTTCCAATCATGATGGCTGTGTAGCTGTTATTTCCAAAATTCAATACCAGGATCTACAGCAGGTAATTTCATTTATTGTAGAAAAAGGGGAAGTGCCTTTGTTCCTGATATTAGATGGTGTTACCGATATACGTAATATTGGCGGTATTGCCCGCAGTGCTTTTTGCTTTGGCGTAAATGCCATTATTATCCCTGATAAAGGTGTAGGCGCATTGAATGAAGATGCTATAACGACGTCTGCCGGTGCGTTGGAAAAATTGCCGGTATGTAGGGTAAACAGTTTAATGAAAGCGGTAGATGAATTGCATTTAAATGGCATAAAAGTATTTGCCAGCGAAATGAAAGCGGCTAAAAAAGTTTTTGATATTGATCTTACGGAACCATGTGCTATTGTTATGGGAGGAGAGGAGCATGGTGTTTTTCCTGCATTGATGAAAATATGTGACGAACAATTTCAAATACCAATGCCGGGAGATTTTGAATCATTGAATGTTTCTGTAGCTGCGGGAGTTATTTTATATGAAGCGATGAAACAGCGAAACAGCTAA
- a CDS encoding CBU_0592 family membrane protein has product MSIIDWIGFAGVTILLTAYFLNLAGKISNDSTIYIVLNIAGGSIACIASILLHYIPFIILETAWTLVSIVGLLNRRKPSN; this is encoded by the coding sequence ATGTCAATAATCGACTGGATCGGTTTTGCAGGTGTAACTATACTATTAACCGCTTATTTTTTGAATCTTGCTGGTAAAATAAGCAACGATAGCACTATTTATATTGTGTTGAATATAGCAGGAGGTTCTATTGCCTGTATAGCTTCTATATTGCTACACTATATTCCTTTTATTATTTTAGAAACTGCCTGGACGCTGGTTTCTATAGTCGGGTTGCTCAATCGGCGAAAACCTTCAAACTAA
- the metK gene encoding methionine adenosyltransferase, which translates to MPYLFTSESVSEGHPDKVADQISDALIDNFLAFDANSKVACETLVTTGQVVLAGEVKSKAYLDVQDIARDVIKKIGYTKSEYMFEANSCGILSAIHEQSADINQGVDRKKKEEQGAGDQGMMFGYATNETEDYMPLALDLAHKLLIELAALRRENKQIKYLRPDAKSQVTLEYDDHNKPVRIDAIVVSTQHDDFDSEEKMLAKIKKDIIDILIPRVKAKYKKYAHLFNKDIKYHINPTGKFVIGGPHGDTGLTGRKIIVDTYGGKGAHGGGAFSGKDPSKVDRSAAYATRHIAKNLVAAGLCDEILVQVSYAIGVAQPTSINVNTYGTAKVALNDGQISKIVEGIFDMRPYFIEQRLKLRNPIYSETAAYGHMGRKNEVVEKSFKSPDGKVVKKKVELFTWEKLDHVSKVKKAFGLK; encoded by the coding sequence ATGCCTTATTTATTTACTTCAGAGTCCGTTAGTGAAGGCCACCCGGACAAAGTAGCTGATCAGATCAGCGATGCCTTGATAGATAATTTTTTAGCATTTGATGCAAACAGTAAAGTTGCTTGCGAAACATTGGTAACTACCGGCCAGGTTGTATTAGCGGGTGAAGTTAAAAGTAAAGCTTACTTAGATGTGCAGGATATTGCACGTGATGTAATTAAAAAAATAGGATATACCAAAAGTGAGTACATGTTTGAAGCAAACAGTTGTGGTATATTATCTGCTATACATGAACAAAGTGCTGATATCAACCAAGGGGTTGATAGAAAGAAAAAAGAAGAACAAGGTGCCGGCGACCAGGGAATGATGTTTGGCTACGCTACCAATGAAACAGAAGATTACATGCCATTGGCTTTGGATCTTGCCCATAAATTATTAATTGAGTTGGCTGCATTAAGAAGAGAGAATAAGCAAATTAAATATTTGCGTCCTGATGCGAAAAGCCAGGTGACATTGGAGTATGATGATCATAACAAACCTGTTCGTATAGATGCTATTGTTGTTTCTACACAGCATGATGATTTTGATTCAGAAGAAAAAATGTTGGCAAAAATTAAAAAAGATATCATTGATATTTTAATACCAAGGGTGAAAGCCAAGTATAAAAAATATGCGCATCTTTTTAATAAAGACATTAAGTACCACATTAACCCAACCGGCAAATTTGTAATTGGCGGTCCTCATGGTGATACAGGTTTAACCGGTCGTAAAATCATTGTAGATACTTACGGCGGTAAAGGTGCACATGGCGGAGGAGCTTTTAGCGGTAAAGACCCAAGTAAAGTAGACAGAAGTGCTGCGTATGCGACACGCCATATCGCTAAAAATTTAGTAGCTGCAGGCTTATGCGATGAAATATTAGTGCAGGTTTCTTATGCTATTGGCGTAGCACAACCTACCAGCATTAATGTAAATACTTACGGCACTGCAAAGGTTGCATTGAACGATGGACAAATCTCTAAAATAGTGGAAGGTATCTTTGATATGCGTCCTTATTTTATCGAGCAACGTTTAAAATTGCGTAACCCAATTTATAGCGAAACTGCTGCTTATGGTCATATGGGCCGCAAAAATGAGGTAGTTGAAAAGTCGTTCAAATCACCTGATGGTAAAGTAGTTAAGAAGAAAGTAGAATTATTTACCTGGGAAAAATTAGATCATGTTTCAAAAGTGAAGAAAGCTTTTGGATTAAAATAA
- a CDS encoding glycogen/starch synthase translates to MSTKKRILFIANEMSPYLELTEFAETINKLAVKANDNNMEVRCIMPRFGVINERRHRLHEVVRLSGINVSIGGDDYPLVIKVASLPNARLQVYFLDNEDFFKRKSIFHDENEKWFDDNGLRTVLFCKGALETVKKFGWPPDLIHCSGWMTGLIPLFIKTAYKKEPVFSNCKVVYTIGQTTFKEKLGTDFAKLATINDNVGKKELDILKDANNVALFRAGASYADAITFGAEKVDKKLTEEFSKVKGKKTLPFKEDSDLTEYLQLYADLAK, encoded by the coding sequence ATGTCAACAAAAAAACGAATTTTATTTATTGCCAACGAAATGTCGCCTTATTTGGAGCTGACAGAATTTGCAGAAACCATTAATAAACTGGCTGTAAAGGCAAATGACAACAACATGGAAGTGCGTTGCATTATGCCAAGATTTGGCGTTATTAATGAAAGAAGGCATCGGCTGCATGAAGTGGTAAGGCTTTCCGGGATCAATGTATCCATTGGAGGAGATGACTACCCGTTGGTAATTAAAGTGGCATCTTTACCCAATGCACGCTTACAGGTGTATTTTTTGGATAATGAAGATTTCTTTAAACGTAAATCTATTTTTCATGACGAAAATGAAAAATGGTTTGATGATAATGGATTAAGAACAGTATTGTTCTGTAAAGGTGCTTTAGAAACCGTAAAAAAATTCGGCTGGCCTCCTGATCTGATCCATTGCAGTGGTTGGATGACAGGCTTGATTCCTTTGTTTATTAAAACAGCTTATAAAAAAGAACCTGTTTTCAGCAATTGTAAAGTTGTTTATACCATTGGGCAAACTACTTTTAAAGAAAAGCTGGGAACTGACTTTGCCAAGCTGGCAACTATCAATGACAATGTTGGAAAAAAGGAATTGGATATTTTAAAAGATGCCAATAACGTAGCGTTATTCCGAGCCGGCGCTTCTTATGCAGACGCCATTACTTTTGGCGCTGAAAAGGTAGATAAAAAGTTAACGGAAGAGTTTAGTAAAGTGAAAGGAAAGAAAACCTTGCCATTTAAAGAGGATAGTGATTTAACAGAGTATTTACAATTATATGCAGACCTTGCGAAGTAA